A window of Cryptomeria japonica chromosome 3, Sugi_1.0, whole genome shotgun sequence contains these coding sequences:
- the LOC131051132 gene encoding aspartic proteinase NANA, chloroplast translates to MERTGRGVLKWTFVSVCTLCILLVGFSGVTRNEEKPGRETGLEKRHEPNGGMMRVKLMHKNDHDSPFRKPGETRLESLRFHLRQDRLRLAAFSRSLESTTSYNEAESPEAEAEPPGDSEAEPPGGPDHPQDEIRAPIFSGSFVGSGQYFVDVHIGTPPKRFLLIADTGSDLVWVNCHYHSRTRRRNSIARIFDSGTSSTFSPVSCAAEECLLVPPPPSAPCSLRHPTSCKYMYKYSDRSDSSGVFAYETLTINASSNADSPSDGIRIPSVAMGCSTRRHGQSFHGADGVIGLGQGPISFSSQIGHMYGDKFSYCLVDHLNGPSTSSNYLVFGHRAVDHSLQYTPIQKNPAAAPDTYYYVGIVGVNVHGTRLPIPHSAWLVDSRGNRGSIVDSGTTLTYVLEPGYGILLAAFEQLVCYPRLKLDPFDLCFNSSGIANPRLPDFSIDFDGGASFRPDVDNYFIDAAPDIKCLGILGSSSPLGLNVIGNIMQQNFFIEFDRRNSRLGFARTDCSKN, encoded by the coding sequence ATGGAGCGGACGGGCAGGGGAGTATTGAAATGGACATTTGTATCTGTGTGCACATTGTGCATTTTGCTGGTGGGTTTTTCAGGGGTCACCAGAAACGAAGAAAAGCCTGGTCGGGAAACCGGGCTAGAGAAGAGGCATGAGCCCAATGGTGGGATGATGCGGGTGAAGCTGATGCACAAAAACGACCATGATTCGCCTTTCAGGAAGCCGGGTGAAACCCGGCTAGAGTCATTGCGGTTTCATCTCCGGCAGGACAGACTCCGTCTTGCAGCTTTCTCAAGGTCCCTAGAGAGCACCACTTCTTATAATGAAGCAGAGTCGCCGGAGGCAGAGGCGGAGCCACCGGGCGATTCAGAGGCAGAGCCACCGGGCGGACCAGACCACCCGCAGGACGAAATCCGGGCACCGATATTCTCAGGCTCGTTTGTGGGCTCCGGGCAATACTTCGTGGATGTGCACATTGGTACTCCACCGAAGCGATTTCTTCTGATCGCCGACACGGGCAGCGACCTGGTGTGGGTAAACTGTCACTACCACTCGAGAACCCGCCGCCGGAATTCCATCGCCCGGATCTTCGACTCGGGCACCTCGTCGACATTCTCCCCTGTTTCCTGCGCTGCTGAGGAGTGCCTTCTGGTTCCCCCTCCACCCAGTGCCCCCTGCAGCCTCCGCCATCCGACGAGCTGCAAGTACATGTACAAGTACTCCGACCGCTCCGACAGCAGCGGCGTCTTTGCCTACGAGACGCTCACAATCAACGCCTCTTCCAATGCCGACTCCCCCTCCGACGGAATCCGAATCCCCAGCGTCGCAATGGGCTGCAGCACCCGCCGTCACGGGCAGAGCTTCCATGGAGCAGACGGAGTCATTGGATTGGGGCAAGGCCCAATATCGTTTTCCTCCCAAATCGGCCATATGTACGGCGACAAATTCTCCTACTGTCTCGTCGACCATCTGAATGGCCCTTCGACCAGCTCTAATTACCTCGTCTTCGGCCACAGGGCCGTCGACCATAGCTTACAGTACACTCCCATCCAGAAAAATCCAGCCGCTGCGCCTGACACTTATTACTACGTTGGCATCGTGGGCGTCAATGTGCACGGCACACGGTTGCCCATTCCGCATAGCGCCTGGCTCGTCGACAGTCGCGGTAACAGAGGGAGCATTGTGGATTCTGGAACGACTCTGACTTATGTTCTGGAGCCCGGATATGGGATTCTTCTTGCTGCTTTTGAACAACTGGTGTGCTACCCGAGGCTCAAGCTCGACCCATTCGATCTGTGTTTCAATTCCTCAGGGATTGCAAATCCTCGGCTGCCTGATTTCTCCATCGACTTCGATGGCGGTGCTTCTTTCCGACCCGACGTCGACAACTACTTCATCGATGCAGCGCCTGACATCAAATGCCTCGGGATTCTCGGCAGTTCGAGTCCGCTTGGGCTCAATGTGATCGGAAACATAATGCAGCAGAATTTCTTCATCGAGTTCGATCGCCGGAATTCCAGACTGGGATTCGCAAGGACAGATTGCTCTAAAAATTGA